TAAAAATTCTGTCAAATCAGTGCTGTTCATTGTCTGACACTCCTTCAGTTGGAGATTGTTCGGATGTAGTCGGACCAATCTCCACCGGATTCATCTCATCGGGGCTGTCCGGATGATCGATCTTTTCCAGCAATTTAACGACTCCGTCAATGATCGCCTCGGGTCGTGCCGGGCAACCGGGGATATAAGCTGCCACCGGAATGGTGCTGTCGATGCCGCCCATCACGTTGTAGCAGCCACTGAATACCCCTCCGGAGCAAGCGCAAGTTCCAACGGCGACGATGAATTTGGGTTCCGGCATCTGTTCGTAGACCCGCATCAGCCGATCCTTGATCTGCCGGGTCACCGGTCCGGAACAAAGGATGATATCCGCATGGCGCGGGGTACCTTTCAACTGAACGCCGAAGCGTTCGAGATCAAAGCGCGGCGTCAGAGCGGCAATTACCTCAATATCACATGCATTGCAGGCGCCCGTATTAAAATGCAACACCCAAGGGGATTTGACCCGGGCCCAGCGAACTACTTTCTCTAGCATCGATGACTCACCTCACCATCAGAGTGTATAAAGACAAGGCCACGCCGGTCAAATATAATATGCCCATGAAGGCAATGTTTCCCGCTGGAATCGTGGCCATAATCAAAGCCGTGACGTGAATAATGGTGAAAAACAGCGCAAAAGGAAAGAAATTGGCATAGTCCGGTTGAACCTTATTTGCCGGGACATCCTC
This is a stretch of genomic DNA from Hydrogenispora ethanolica. It encodes these proteins:
- a CDS encoding NADH-quinone oxidoreductase subunit B family protein; protein product: MLEKVVRWARVKSPWVLHFNTGACNACDIEVIAALTPRFDLERFGVQLKGTPRHADIILCSGPVTRQIKDRLMRVYEQMPEPKFIVAVGTCACSGGVFSGCYNVMGGIDSTIPVAAYIPGCPARPEAIIDGVVKLLEKIDHPDSPDEMNPVEIGPTTSEQSPTEGVSDNEQH